Within Pseudomonas brassicacearum, the genomic segment GTCGCGGTACAGAACCTCGACGTGCTGTTCGCCATCGACCGCGCCGGTCTGGTGGGCGAAGACGGCCCGACCCACGCCGGCAGCTTCGACCTGTCGTTCCTGCGCTGCATCCCCGGCATGCTGGTGATGACCCCGAGCGATGAAAACGAGCTGCGCAAGATGCTCACCACCGGCCACCTGTTCAATGGTCCGGCGGCAGTACGCTACCCGCGTGGCACCGGCCCGAACGCAACGATCACGACCGACCTCGAGCCGATCGAGATCGGCAAGGGTGTGATCCGCCGCCAGGGCAAGCAAACCGCCCTGCTGGTGTTCGGCGTGCAACTGGCCCAAGCCCTGAAAGTCGCCGAGATTCTGGACGCCACCGTGGTGGACATGCGCTTCGTCAAACCCCTGGACGAAGCCCTGGTGCGCGAGATGGCCGGCAGCCATGACCTGCTGGTAACGGTCGAGGAAAACGCCATCATGGGCGGTGCCGGCGCTGCGGTCAGCGAATTCCTGGCGCGGGAAAACATCCTCAAGTCCGTGCTGCACCTGGGCCTGCCAGACATCTATGTCGAACACGCCAAGCCGGCGCAGATGCTGGCCGAATGCGGGCTGGACGAGGCGGGGATCGAAGCGGCGGTGCGTCAGCGGTTGCAGTTGTTGGGGCTGTAAGTTCAGACAACACAAGCCCCTGTGGGAGCGAGCTTGCTCGCGATAACGGTAGATCCGTCAATATTCCATTGGCTGACACACTGCTATCGCGAGCAAGCTCGCCCACACACTGGTTATGTGTGAATCAAGCATGATTGGAACCCCATGAAACTCCGCCTCGCCCTCACGCTCTCCCTGCTCCCCACCCCCGATTTGCTGGCCGACACCTTCGAGCGCGACCAGGCGCTGAAGCTGCCCGACATCGTGATCAGCGCCAACCGCCAGGTCGAGGCCCGCAACGACAGCAGTGCCGCCAATACCGTGTTCACCCGCGACGACATCGATCGCTTGCAGCCGGCCAGCGTCACTGACTTGCTCAGCCGCGTGCCAGGCGTGCAAGTGGCACCGTTGGGTGGGCGCGGCAGCCTGCCGGGGATTTACATTCGCGGCACCAAATCGGCCCAGAGCCTGGTGCTGGTGGACGGCCAGCGCGTCGGCAACGCCACCTCCGGTGACAGCAACCTGCAACGCCTGAACATCAACCAGATCGAGCGAGTGGAAGTGCTGCGCGGTTCGCGTTCGGTGATCTACGGTGCCGATGCGGTGGGTGGGGTGATCCAGATTTTCACCCGCCGCGGCAACGAGCAAGGCCTGCAACCGCGCCTGCATGTGGGCGTCGGCAGCCACCAGACCTGGGAACGCAGCCTGGGCCTGTCCGGTGGCGACGAGCAGACCCGCTTCGCCCTCGGCGCCAGCCTCGACGAGAGCGCCGGAAGCAATCGGACCCACGAGTCCTACGCCAGCGACCGCGACGACGATGCCAACCGCAACCAGTCCTTGAGCTTGAGCCTGAGCCATGCGGCCAGCGATGATCTGGAAGTCGGCCTGAACCTGCTGGATAACCGCGGCAAAAGCGAATACGACAACCCGTTCGGCCGCTTCGACCCGACCACCTTCCAATCCCTGCCCCAACAACCCTACAGCGAGTTTGCGGTGAGCAGCTTCAGCACCTATGTGGACGGGCGAATCAACGATGCCTGGAAATCACGCCTGGAACTGGGCCACAGCGAGAACCGTGAAAAGACCTTCGACAAGCTCAGCGACGTCCGGGAAGTGTTCAACACCTACCGCGACTCCGTAACCTGGCAGAACGACGTGACGCTGGACGCTCGCAACAGCCTGATCGTCGGCGGCGACTGGTATCAGGACCGGGTCAACAGCAGCACGCCGTTCGACGAAGACAGCCGCTGGAACCGTGCCGCGTTCATCCAGCACCGATTCCAGGCCGAAACCTTCTCCACCGAACTGGGCCTGCGTCGCGACCAGAACCAACAGTTCGGCGGCCAGAACAGTTGGAGCGGCACGCTCACCCTGCCGATCAACCCGGACAATGACCTGTTGCTGACCTACAGCGAAAGCTTCCGCGCGCCGACCTTCAACGATCTGTACTACCCGAACTACAGCAACCCTGACCTGAAGCCCGAGACGGCGAAAAGCTACGAGCTGCAATGGCGCAGCCAACTGAGCGACAGCGCCCGCCTGGAGACCTCGCTGTACCGCACGGACCTGGAAGACGCGATCATCTTTGGCAGCAACTCACGCCCGCAGAACGTTGCCTCGGCGCGGATCAACGGTTTTGAGATGGCCTACCTGCAGGATGTGTTCGGCTGGCAGGGCAACCTGGCCCTGGCCATCATCGACCCGCGCGACCGCGACAGCGGCCACACCCTGGCCCGCCGCGCCCGACGGACCTTGAGCCTGGACCTGGACCGGCAATTCGACCGCCTGGGCCTGGGCGCCACCTGGCAAGCGGTGAGCAGCAGCTACGACGACGAAAACAACCGCAATGCCCTGGGCGGCTACGCCCTGCTCGGGTTGCGCGGCAGTTGGGCACTGACCCGGGAAGTGAAGCTGGAGATGAAAGTGGATAACCTGCTGGACAAGGGCTACAGCCGGGCGCTTTATAGCCATGATGGAAGCCAGTATGGGTATCGTGAAGAAGGTCGGGCCTGGCTGTTTGGGGTGACCTGGACTCCGTCTCTCTGATCCAGAACCTGTAGTGCCCGGACGGGCCTCTTCGCGAGCAAGCTCGCTCCCACAGTTGATCTTCAGTGGCCACAGGTTTTTGTGTTCACAACAGAATCCCATGTGGGAGCGAGCTTGCTCGCGATTGCAGGCGCTGCGGTCTATCTGTCTGGCGCAATCAATTCGCACAGCCGAGCCGTCGCCTCGATCATCTGCCCACTGGGTCGCTCCAGCCCCTTGTCATTGACCAGCAACAACCGCCCCTGGGCCACCGGCCATTTTTTCCAGGCATCGAGCTGCGCCTGCTCCGTGGCCAGGATCATCTGCGGTTGGCGCTGCAACACCGATTCCACACTCACCTGCGGAGCCGGCAGGGCCTGATCGGCAAAGACATTGCGGGCCCCGCACACCGACAGCGCATCACTGATGATCTGCCCGCCTCCGACGGTATACAACGGCCGGTCCCAGACTTGATAGAACACCAACAACGACGCGTCCCGTCGATAACGCTGACGTAGCGCTTCAACCTGCAGGCGCAACTCGGCCGCCCGCTGCACGCCCCGCTCCGGGCGTCCGAGTTGTGCGGCAATATCTTGGATTTGCGTGACGAGTTGGTCGAGGCTGTGGGGCTCGGCAACGTACATCGGGATTTTCAGCGCCTTGAGCTGCTCGCGCTGGGCCGGGCCGACACTGCCAGGCCAGAGCAGGAGCAGGTCGGGCTTGAGGCTGAGCAAACGCTCCACGTCCAGTTGGCCGTAACGCCCGACGGAAGGCAGGTCTTTAAGGATAGGCGGACGATCACCGCCATCCAGCACGCCCACCAGCAGGTCGGCGGAGTCCAGTTCAACGACGATTTCCGACAGTGATGGCGCGAGGCTGACGACCCGCGAAGCCGCCATCGTCGAGGCGCTGGCGGCCAGCAGCAAGACCGCCAGCCAGCGGTTCATCAGCCGAGTTGGCGCGGGATGCGGTACAGATAGAACAACACGGCAGTGGACAAGGCCAGCAGCATCAACGGCACCGCTTCCAAGCCAACGAACACCGCAAGGGCACCGACCCAGGCTGGTAGCCCGGCCACCAGGAAGGCGGCGCGACGACGGGCCGCCAGGTCAATCCAAGCCTGGGGCTCTTCGCGCGTGTCGAGGGCTTTCTGGGTGGCGATCAGAGCTTCCCTGTACGGCCCGAAGAATCGCAGGCTGACAAACATCGACGCCATGCCGGCAATGAACAACGGCATCTCCAGCACCGGCAGAATCGCTTCGCCCTGGCCGAACACCGCGTTGATCATGAACAGTGGCAGCAAGGCCAGGGCCAGGTATTTCCACCAACTGACGGACAGCCGCCGCCGGACTTGATCGCGCGTCATGCCCGGTCAACCTCGCCTTGGTGCTCGTTACCCATCATGTGGTCGAGCTTGCTGGCCTTGGTCGCCAGGTAGAGTTTGTTGTGGGGGTTGTGACCGGTGTGCAGCGGCACACGCTCGGCCACCACGATGCCCATGTCGGTCAATGCCTTGACCTTGCGTGGATTGTTGGTCATCAGCCGCAGGGACTTGATGCCCAGATGTTCGAGCATCGGCAGGCAAATGCTGTAGTCACGCAGGTCGGCCGCAAAGCCCAGGCGTTCATTGGCCTCCACGGTATCGGCGCCGCCATCTTGCAGTTCATAGGCACGGATCTTGTTCAACAAGCCGATGCCACGTCCTTCCTGGCGCAGGTACAGCAACACACCACGGCCTTCACGGGCGATGGCCTGCAATGCGGCCTCGAGTTGCGAACCGCAATCGCAGCGTTGGCTGAACAGGGCGTCGCCGGTCAGGCATTCGGAATGCAGGCGGCCCAACACCGGAGAACCGTCGGTAAAATCACCCAGGCTCAGCACGACGTGCTCACGGCCGGTGGCCTCATCGAGAAAACCATGCATGGTGAATTGCGCAAAGGGCGTTGGCAGCTTGGAAGCGGCAACAAAAACGACAGGCACCGGTGTGCTCCTGATCTAGTACTGGAGATTCGCAGAGGCAGGCATTGTAACAGCACGTTCCTATAGACGCTTAGGCTGAATTATCGCTGATGATCATCGATAAATCTGATCACGGCTTCGGTGGCTTGCCGTGCTCGTCGAAAGGATAGGGTTGCTTCCAGCGTTCGAAAATCGGCTTCAACTCGCCGCTCTTCACCAGCACTTCCATGCGTCGATCGAACAATGCACGTAATGCACGCCCATTTTCGTTGTTGGCGAAGCCCAGGTACAGCGGCAAATTGGTCAGCGGCGAGAGCTTGAATTGCTGGGGATTGTCGGCCTTGGCGAGCACATCCTGGATTTCCATCAACGCATCGACATAAAAATCGGCGCGATCATGGGCCAGCATCGGCAAGATGCCCATGGCGCGGTGAATCTCGTTGAAACGCCGGATGTTGGGCAGGTAGTTGTTGTATTCGTACCCGCGCATCCACACCAATCGATAGTTGCCAATCGTCGCCAGCGTCGGTGACGGCTTGGAGGCCAACCCCAGGGCATAGATGTGATCGACATCGTAGTGCCACTGTGGGTACAGCAGCCCTTCGGTTTCATCGCGATAGGCGCCGACCTGGGCATCCATTTCCCCACGTTGCACCAACCCGATCGAGCGGGTGTAGGGCACGCTGCGGATCTCCAGCTTGACGCCTTCCGGCTCGAACACCGCACGCAAGATGTCCCAGCCCATGCCCTGGCCATCGGCCTGGGTATAACCTGCCCACTCCTCGCTGGCCGCACGGATCTTGTCAGGCAGCGGGGTCGACTCGGTCGCCCTCGCCCCTACACAAGCTCCTAAACACAGCAACAGCAGTAGTGCGCGGCTTACGCCCATGCCTGACTCCCTCAGGTGAAACACCACACCAATCCTTGCATTGCCAGCCAGGCGAAAACCCCGGCCAACACATCATCGAGCATGATACCGACGCCTCCGTGCACATGCCGGTCGATCCAGCGGATCGGCCACGGCTTGAGGATATCGAAGAAACGGAACATCAAAAAACCCGCCAGCAACCAATACCAACCTTCCGGTACCAGCCACAAGGTGATCCACATGCCGACCATTTCGTCCCAGACGATGCCTTCATGATCGTGCACCCGAAGGTCGTCAGCCACTTTGCCACACAGCCAGAAACCAAACAGCATGGTGATGCCCAGCATCAGCCAGTAGCCCCAGTCCGGCAACATCTGCCACAACGGTATGAAGGGTAGCGCAACCAACGAGCCCCAGGTGCCCGGGGCTTTAGGCAAAGTGCCCGAACCGAAGCCAAATGCCAGGAAATGCCAGGGATTGCGCCAGACCGAAGGCGGAACGAACTCTGCCGGGACCTGGTTGGGATGATCTGTCACGGTGTCTCCCGAAAATGTTGATAGCCCCGCACTCGCGGGGTGATGTCGTGCCCGACGCTGTCAACCAGCGTGACGCCTTGCCCGGCCAATACGCTGCCGATCACGTGAACCGGCCAAGGTTCAACCTGCAGCGCCGACAATCGGCTCGGTGGCACGGCGAACAACAGCACGTAATCGTCACCGCCGCTCAGGGCGACCTGCTCGGCATCCGCCCGGCCAAGAAACGCTACCAGAGCGTTGGACAACGGCAGTCGGTCCCGTTCAACCTGTAATGCCACGCCGGACGCCAGGGCGATATGCCCGCAATCGGCCAGCAGGCCATCGGAGATATCCATCGCCGCACTGGCCTTGCCCCGCAACGCCAGGCCCAGGTCGATCTGCGGACGTGGCGACCAGTAATGGGCCAGCAACGGCTCGGCAATCACCGGTTCGGCGCTGCGCTGGCCGAGCACCAGCGGCAATGCGCCGGCGGCATTGCCCAGCTCGCCGCCGACACACAGCAGGTCGCCGGGGCGTGCGCCGCTACGGACCAGGGCCTGGCCGGACGGCACGTGGCCGAACACCGTCATGGTCAGGCTCAGTGGTCCACGCGTGGTATCGCCGCCCACCAGCGCCACGCCGCAGGCCTGGGCCATCTGGTTCAAACCGCGGGCATAGGCTTGCAGCCAATCGGTGGTCACCGTCGGCAAGGTCAGGGCAAGGGTAA encodes:
- a CDS encoding TonB-dependent receptor domain-containing protein, whose amino-acid sequence is MKLRLALTLSLLPTPDLLADTFERDQALKLPDIVISANRQVEARNDSSAANTVFTRDDIDRLQPASVTDLLSRVPGVQVAPLGGRGSLPGIYIRGTKSAQSLVLVDGQRVGNATSGDSNLQRLNINQIERVEVLRGSRSVIYGADAVGGVIQIFTRRGNEQGLQPRLHVGVGSHQTWERSLGLSGGDEQTRFALGASLDESAGSNRTHESYASDRDDDANRNQSLSLSLSHAASDDLEVGLNLLDNRGKSEYDNPFGRFDPTTFQSLPQQPYSEFAVSSFSTYVDGRINDAWKSRLELGHSENREKTFDKLSDVREVFNTYRDSVTWQNDVTLDARNSLIVGGDWYQDRVNSSTPFDEDSRWNRAAFIQHRFQAETFSTELGLRRDQNQQFGGQNSWSGTLTLPINPDNDLLLTYSESFRAPTFNDLYYPNYSNPDLKPETAKSYELQWRSQLSDSARLETSLYRTDLEDAIIFGSNSRPQNVASARINGFEMAYLQDVFGWQGNLALAIIDPRDRDSGHTLARRARRTLSLDLDRQFDRLGLGATWQAVSSSYDDENNRNALGGYALLGLRGSWALTREVKLEMKVDNLLDKGYSRALYSHDGSQYGYREEGRAWLFGVTWTPSL
- a CDS encoding helical backbone metal receptor produces the protein MNRWLAVLLLAASASTMAASRVVSLAPSLSEIVVELDSADLLVGVLDGGDRPPILKDLPSVGRYGQLDVERLLSLKPDLLLLWPGSVGPAQREQLKALKIPMYVAEPHSLDQLVTQIQDIAAQLGRPERGVQRAAELRLQVEALRQRYRRDASLLVFYQVWDRPLYTVGGGQIISDALSVCGARNVFADQALPAPQVSVESVLQRQPQMILATEQAQLDAWKKWPVAQGRLLLVNDKGLERPSGQMIEATARLCELIAPDR
- a CDS encoding MFS transporter; this encodes MTRDQVRRRLSVSWWKYLALALLPLFMINAVFGQGEAILPVLEMPLFIAGMASMFVSLRFFGPYREALIATQKALDTREEPQAWIDLAARRRAAFLVAGLPAWVGALAVFVGLEAVPLMLLALSTAVLFYLYRIPRQLG
- the ribA gene encoding GTP cyclohydrolase II — its product is MPVVFVAASKLPTPFAQFTMHGFLDEATGREHVVLSLGDFTDGSPVLGRLHSECLTGDALFSQRCDCGSQLEAALQAIAREGRGVLLYLRQEGRGIGLLNKIRAYELQDGGADTVEANERLGFAADLRDYSICLPMLEHLGIKSLRLMTNNPRKVKALTDMGIVVAERVPLHTGHNPHNKLYLATKASKLDHMMGNEHQGEVDRA
- a CDS encoding substrate-binding periplasmic protein; the encoded protein is MGVSRALLLLLCLGACVGARATESTPLPDKIRAASEEWAGYTQADGQGMGWDILRAVFEPEGVKLEIRSVPYTRSIGLVQRGEMDAQVGAYRDETEGLLYPQWHYDVDHIYALGLASKPSPTLATIGNYRLVWMRGYEYNNYLPNIRRFNEIHRAMGILPMLAHDRADFYVDALMEIQDVLAKADNPQQFKLSPLTNLPLYLGFANNENGRALRALFDRRMEVLVKSGELKPIFERWKQPYPFDEHGKPPKP
- a CDS encoding phosphatidylglycerophosphatase A; protein product: MTDHPNQVPAEFVPPSVWRNPWHFLAFGFGSGTLPKAPGTWGSLVALPFIPLWQMLPDWGYWLMLGITMLFGFWLCGKVADDLRVHDHEGIVWDEMVGMWITLWLVPEGWYWLLAGFLMFRFFDILKPWPIRWIDRHVHGGVGIMLDDVLAGVFAWLAMQGLVWCFT
- the thiL gene encoding thiamine-phosphate kinase codes for the protein MGEFELIRNYFAAAPCAQGGEGVALGIGDDCALLAVPPGEQLAVSTDTLVVGVHFPDPCDPFLLGQRSLAVAVSDLAAMGAKPFAFTLALTLPTVTTDWLQAYARGLNQMAQACGVALVGGDTTRGPLSLTMTVFGHVPSGQALVRSGARPGDLLCVGGELGNAAGALPLVLGQRSAEPVIAEPLLAHYWSPRPQIDLGLALRGKASAAMDISDGLLADCGHIALASGVALQVERDRLPLSNALVAFLGRADAEQVALSGGDDYVLLFAVPPSRLSALQVEPWPVHVIGSVLAGQGVTLVDSVGHDITPRVRGYQHFRETP